The Pyrus communis chromosome 14, drPyrComm1.1, whole genome shotgun sequence sequence TTTGCATATTTGCTGGTATTTATGCTCATTGGGTTTTGAAGCtgcattttgttttcttttatattgaaTTGACTTGTTCATCAAAGACTAATTTATTCAGAGTTCTATgcatttacttttcttttgtcttGGAACAAAACTGATTGGCATTCTGTTACTTACAGGTGAAAAAGGCCTTAAAGGGGGTCAAGGTAAAACTTTCTTATCGTGAGAATAGATCTTATAAGATCACCGGGGTCTCCGTGGAACCCCTGAACAAGTTGACGTGAGTCTTATAATCTTTACAATACATTTTTGCTTATATCTTGTTTACATGTATATAGGTTGTTGTGGTACTTGATTTGCTTGAAATGTAGAACTGGAATTTTCATGCTCATTATCTACTTTCGTTTGAACTATTTTGATTGAATTTGCTATATCATAAATCATAATGggtaaatatgaaaataaaatcaaattggGTTATGGCGGTGTTCCATGGTAACAGAACGTTCATAACTTATTATCCATGTTTGTGTTTTAGGTTCACTCTAGAAGATCAAAGTAGAACTTCAGTAGTACAGTATTATCGCGAAAGGTACAATATTGTGCTGAGGGATGTGGCAATGCCTGCGCTTCAGTCTGGGAGCGATTCAAAACCTGTTTATTTGCCTATGGAGGTTACTTTCTTGACTTCTTCACCATTTTATTTCCTAGCATGTTTCTATTCTAAGTATGGTAGTAGCCTTGTGGAGATAATTTACCTATTTACCTTAATTTACTTATTTACCTTTTTGGCAGCTTTGTTCCATTGTTGCTGGGCAGAGGTACACTAGGAAGCTGAATGAGAGACAAGTAACAGCTCTTCTGAGAGCAACTTGTCAACGCCCTGGAGAGAGGCAGCGCAGTATAGTTGATGTCTGGATGTGATTTCATCTTTTCAATCAATAGAACTCTTTTCCTAATCTAGCtggttttcattttgtttctggTGATCATGTTTTTGCATCTGTGCAGATGGGTAAACACAATCGTTACAATGAAGATGACCTTATCCAGCAATTTGGCATGAAGATAAGTCAAGATATGGCTTTAGTTAATGCTCGTGTTCTGCCGCCGCCTTCGGTAAGTATTTGTTTCCAATTTTGTATGAATAGTTCAAGTGTTTTTTATTCAACTTTTTTCTTTGCTGGTGTTTGAATTGATGACAACAGCTGAAATACCATGACACTGGTCGTGAGAAGTCTGAAAATCCACGAATGGGGCAATGGAACATGATCAACAAGGTATGATCTtggtttttcatttgtttaGATGGATCTGTGCGTATGTTGAACTCCATTGTGTGTTTTGAGGATAGTTACACAAGATTTTTGCAATGTAAGTCTTTGCAGTCAGCAACTTCCTGATTTATTATGGATTTGTAAACATTTAAAATACCATCTTTTACTGCTTTTGTGATATGTGATGCAGCATCAAAATTAAAACATTATTCTTGTTACAAATTTGATTTctgattatttttaattaattctgGTTCTGTAGAAAATGGTTAACGGTGGTCGATTGGATTTCTGGGCATGTGTCAATTTCTCCCGATTAGACCCAAGTTTTAACTTCCGATTTTGTGAGGATTTGGTCAATATGTGCAACAGCAAGGGAGTGGTACGACTCCCTTTCTTAAGTTCCTCCTATTTCTGCATCgaattgtttttgttcttttcctaACCAAATTGTTTTTTGTTCCTAGCATTTCCATCCGCATCCCTTAATTCCTCATCAATCAGCTCATCCTGGGCAAATAGAGAGCGTGCTCAGAGATATCCATAAGATGTCTAGCAAGAAAATTGAAGATATTGGACATAAGGGAAAGCCTCTTCAGTTGTTAATTATCATTTTGCCTGACGTTACTGGATCATATGGTGAGTAGCAGTCTGAGAACAAAATGTGTCTTGTATTTCAAGAAAATCATCTTTAAGGTCTGACATATTGATTGCTGATTGCTTGCAGGTATGATAAAACGGATCTGTGAAACTGAGTTAGGAATTGTATCTCAGTGCTGTCAGCCTAAGGCAGCATCAAAGCTCAGTAAACAATACCTAGAAAATCTGTCACTCAAGATAAATGTGAAggtttgtttttatgtattgcCCATCACATTGTGTTTATCCTTTATTGATTGTCGCTCATATTACTCACTGTCTTCCATTAACATTGAAAAGTTGACGCAATATttaaaagggagttttaacgaaacactctcggtagtgttcacttttaacgaaatcaacatttttaccttttcctggtactattcactacacctttatttgtcatttttcattaaaactataggttttttggacttttcgttagttttccttatttaaaACTGTTGGTAGGTTGGTGGAAGGAACACTGTTCTAATAGATGCCATTCAAAGAAGAATTCCTCTTGTGAGTGACATTCCCACAATAATATTTGGTGCTGATGTTACCCATCCACAACCTGGGGAGGACAGCAGTCCTTCAATTGCGGCTGTAAGTTTCAGTCTTATattgatttcattttaaaaatgcATAATGTGTTAACATGGCAATTTATTCAATCAGGTGGTGGCGTCCATGGATTGGCCAGAAGTCACTAAGTACCGAGGACTTGTATCTGCACAGGCTCACCGTGAAGAAATAATCCAAGATCTTTATAGTGTTAAACAGGACCCTAACAGAGGTCCGGTTGCCGGAGGAATGATCAGGTAATTGGGACAACTTGCACCTTCTTTTGttattgtttctattttttttttttaaataatagcTGTGACTGTTTTCTTAACTTgattattttcattatgttaGGGAGCATTTCAGAGCATTTAGACAAGCAACTGGCCGAAAACCAGAGAGAATTATCTTCTTCAGGTAATATTTGTTTTTGCTGTGGTCATGGAAAATGACACGTCATTCTGCTAATATTTGTTTTGATGTTTGCTTGGCAGAGATGGAGTTAGTGAAGGCCAGTTTAGTCAAGTTCTGCTGTATGAAATGGATGCTATAAGAAAGGTATGCTGATTACTACAATTTAGAATTATTTTGTTATTGCTTAATTCTTTGATTTGATCAAGTAGTTAGTGATTATTTTTTAAGATAAGCGACTATCTAATGTGTGTCATTACTTTTTCAGGCTTGTCAGTCGCTTCAGGAGGGATATCTACCACCAGTTACTTTTGTTGTGGTGCAGAAAAGGCATCATACTCGCCTGTTCCCAACTGATCAACGGAAGACTGATAAGAGTGGCAATATTCAACCAGGTTACAGATTTAGATGCATTGAGATATATTGGATTTGATGTTTTTCCATTTTGCGCATTGACTCTCTTTATGTTGTCTAGGCACTGTCGTTGACACCCAGATTTGTCATCCCACGGAGTTTGACTTCTATCTCAACAGTCATGCTGGCATTCAGGTATATTTGTATTGTTGATTTATATATGCTAGTTCTGTTTGTTGCGGTAGTTTCCTTGCCCTCTTCTGAGGATTTTGTGCTCTATTCACTGCTAAAAGTTTGACGGTTATCTtgtgttcatgtagggaactagcAGGCCCGCACATTACCATGTCCTGTATGATGAGAACAGATTCACTCCAGATGCCTTGCAAATGCTAACGAACAACCTATGCTACACGTAAGAACAACAATTTCAATTCTTTCTCTGGCTTTTGCAATAGTACTATGCCAGACGTTTTGTTTTCTGACATTCTCATCGTATGGCATGTGATTTTTCAGGTATGCAAGGTGCACACGCTCGGTTTCCATTGGTACGTACTTGGCTTGGATTCATATCTGTTTTCTGAAATTATGCTTTTTCCTGATTGCACCACTGATGTTTCTGTTTTTTCATGCAGTTCCTCCTGCATACTATGCACATTTGGCTGCCTTCCGTGCGCGATACTACATAGAGGGTGAGTATTCTGATGGAGGTTCAACTACCGGATCTACAGGAGGGGTTGCTGGTGGTGCGAGGTTCCGTGCCCTTCCAGAGATTAAAGAAAATGTAAAGGAAGTCATGTTCTACTGCTGAAATCAGTCTTGAGGTCTCACTGGTGGCGGTTAGTTTCTAGTGGTCGTGTTTTGTCTGAGGTTGTATGAACTAAAGTTGCACAAGACTCTAATCTTATATCGTCTTGAAGATTGACGTCTAAATCGCTCATCCGTGATGAGTTTTGGTGATTAGTTTTGTGGGTTAGTCCTGAATCCTTGGCTACTGATATGGATATGGACTTTGGTTCAAAGTTTAGTTTATATACAAGTGCAGTCAGAACATTTTGAGCTGTTACTTGGTTGCATGCATCTGTTAATTACTTTCATCTCATCTGATGTaagttcatatatttttattccGGATTTGACCTTCCTCTTAAGGCCTGAGCTCAAAATTTTGAGGCAATGTCTTTCCAGGTGGAGATTTTGGATATTTTGTCCAAATTTTGGTTTTGCTGAAAGGGCTTGATAAAGTTTACCAAAAAGTGACTTGCAGGTTAAGTTTAGCTGCTTCCCTTTAGTcgagtttttattaatttattatcaTTGTCATCCCTAACCTAGAGTGAATTGTAATTTAATTCTTTTTGGAATGCGGGAATCATGACTAAGACATCTTTAATGGGAGATTCGAAGAGTTTGGAATAGCCTTGTTACATTTTTTGTTGGGCGGAAACCCCTAGAATGAGTTGTGGCTAAGAACATCTTTAATGGGAGATTCGTAGGGTCTTGGAATAGTCATGTTACATTTTTGGTTGGGTGGAAAGCCCTCAAATGACCTgctagttaaaaaaaaaaaaaatgggatctCAAATTGGAgtagaacttatatttacatcTTACCGAGAAGATAAATGAAATGTACAAGACTTTaagtatgtatatgtatttgtgtgtgagtgtgtgtatatacgtttttggtgagaatcgaacctaaaacctttcacttataagtgatgAATAATACTATtagactatagtactaagtAACATTTTCTTTTAATGAACGATATTATCTATGTTAAGGGAAAATGATGGGTTAAACCTCACAATAAGTTAGtaataatatagtttaaattCGCTTTAGCAATAATCGAACATAAAACTTCActcacaaagaaaaaagaatattaCTGGATCATAATACTAATTAGCATGTTAAGTGACAATTAATTACACAGCTTTTATTATTAGCTgcctaatttaataaaatcaacCGTGACATAATCCAATCCGAAAACCCAAATCCCAACAGAATCAAATTATTAGGTcctttaattaaattaaaactcctagacaaaaaggaaaaagtcATCTGTGCCCTTCCCATTATTTTCTGAAGTGCACAATTCCGaaattctttgttttttgttcgaAAGCACTAAATCCCAAAAATCAGTTGCCCAATCACGCGGCGGTCCTGTGAATAATGATggagggcaaaatcgtcatttaaTATGAGAATTCAGACGTCAATTTCTTGTATTGACTTTCCCCTCGCTTCCAACCCAAAACCCCTTCCTTCCTTTTGCACGGTCTTTGATTTGTTTCCATTTCTGTATAAACAACACGCAAACACACCTACGCTCACCCAGGTAACCATAGCAGTTGCCTCCATTTGTTTTCCACGTGTTCACCTAgataaaataaacattttgtGAGAAAACAATTATTCAAAAACATTCGTCAAAGATATTATAAACAACTTCTTTagtaatgaaaaatcatttgaaagTCGTTACCAAAAAGTTTTAGcgattattttatattttctttctttataaatttaattttgaaaatttaataatcacatcaatagcatgTGTAAAATTGCTAGtaaatagatatatatatatatatatatataataaaaatgaatgaaGTTATTGatgatatttaaaaaattttaatttgtaatttagaTCCAATAACGATATGTGATTTGGATGCGATGCTTAATGATATGGAGCGACCGTTTAGATTTGATGATTAGAATATGAAAACCATATCACAAATGGATTCGAATATGGATCAAGTTTGTGTTGAAATATCCCACATCGGGCACAGATGGAGAAAatgaagagtttaaatatccttactccactccaactaatattgagacattttgtaataaaactGCATGTTTGCTGGACTGTGAGATGAAAATTAACAAGTTGGatacaatatcggtgttgttggaagtgggcatTTGGTcacatggtattagagccaggGAGTAGGTCGTACACCCACGTGATGGGTGGATCTCCTTGGCCCATCGTGATGATGGTGGGTCCCTTGATCCCTGTGTTGGGTAAGTCCTCTTAGCTCCACATGATTGCCGATATGTGGATTTCCTTTGTGTGATCTACTAATTGGGTCCCACTTAAGGAGGCAAGTCCAAACATCCCACATCGggtagagaaaaagaaaagtttgaatatccCAACCCTAGTCCAAAAATATTGAGGCCTTTTGTGTCCAAACTCCACATCTGTCGGactgtgcaggtggttaagtagCTTCTTGTTTTGTACAAGTCACACCTAGGTCAAAGAACCCTGCTTATGATGGTATGAAAAGCATTCACACAGCAGGTCCATTGCCATTTGAATCCAAAGGGTTTGTGGTTAAGTTACCTGAGAAAGATGATCGCGGTgggtcttcttcttctctcgaAAAGGTATTTTCCTACGAGAGTTCAGTGCTTCTGTGTCTTGTTTTCATCTCTATATGTTTCGATGGTTATTGCAGTTTTCTGAATATCATTTGTTTTTGGTGTGTTCGAATGACTTACAGATTGAATAGGGACTTTAAGGTGACTCTCAAACCGGGGAACGAACCGGATCAACCTTTACCAACTACTACATTTCTTGCGCAGGAAGCAACACGAGTCGCCTCCAGGCTTTACAAGCGATGTTGCTCTTAGAGCCTCACCATCTGAAAAGTAACGCATCTTTTTGTAGAACCGGCGTATGATATGGTTTCTTTCATTCTTCTGTTTCTTGTTTCCATACTAATTATATGTTAAATGTTGTATTTTGTACCACAGTTACACTTGTTGATGCACCAGAGTCGTAGGCCAACCCAGTTTGGGATTTTGCACCAGAGTCTTAGGCCAACCCAGTATGGGATTTACCTCAATATAGGTATTGTGGGTGCAAAAATTAAGGGTTAAGTAATTCGCCATTTTCCATGCATCCTAAAAATAAGGGAATCGGGCTAAAATAAAGCAACATGAATCAGCCACTACTAACAAAGGAATATGTAGTGAGATAATGGGACATGGAGCCCAAGCTTTTTATGCCTATAAAAGGCCTAGAATCATGTCAGAACTGGgggagaaaaaagagagaggtaGGACTtaggagattgttttgtattttgtaagCATCCGGAACAAATATTGACTTGAGCATCAGAGTATTTTCTTGCAGGTCCCCCGCTCTCATTGATGACAAGCGAAATGGTGTAGTGGACTTCTTAACATGCATGGTTACAAGATTTACTTGTTGAAGGATTAGAGAACCGAATTTTCGACTCCAACAGGTACAATGTTAGCccaattttccttgttttgaaaATCATGCAAAGCCAAGTAACAAAAAGGCCTTGCCTTTTTGTTTTCtccattcaaaattttcaaatgtgtCTGCCACATCTTTCTATGAATCCACCCTGGTAACGGAATTTGTGAAAATACTTTAACGTAAGAGATCTGTCAATCAGTTTCTTATCGAGCTTATACTGTACGTCCACAGTCAGTTTCTTAAACATTTTGTGTTAGCAAATCTTGTGACATTCTGTTACTCAAAGGTGAAAAAGGCCTTATAAAATGACCGGTGTGTCCGCGGAACCGCTGAACCAACTCAAGTGATTGATAGTTAGTATATGTAAATATGTGTCATCGTTGAATCAATATTATTATTGAACTTTGCATTTTAGGTTTACCCTGGAAGACGGAAGTAGTAAGAGAGTAGTTCAATATTATCGGAAAggtgttgtgccttggctgattatcttcaccaacatacaaacccacagttgaatagtttaaaatacgagaaataaagacaccgagaaatttacgaggttcggcaaaaacctgcctacgtcctcggagagatattgctcttcactgtgagaaaaacagtacaagttacacatgagttaaatcgacataacccaatcccatatcccttgtacacccactcacagaattttcccaagagcctcactctaccccaagagttctttcataagagacctttcactctagctctcttgatttctctctgcaactctctctTTTTCCCAAAACTGAAATGAGCTCCCT is a genomic window containing:
- the LOC137715401 gene encoding protein argonaute 5-like, with amino-acid sequence MSQRGRGRGRHSEPSYGSDAPPFNRGGGGGGRGRGRNPGATPLFQSESGPRYDCPGVVAAPTAAQTPSPAPLAQTPVPRGPAPAQASSSSAPSPAEAPLICAMEQKLTLTAPPPSSSKAVRYPPRPGYGRVGEKVQVRANHFLVEVAARDLHHYDVSITPEVASKKINREVIKQLLKLYRESHLGKRIPAYDGMKSIYTAGPLPFASKEFVVQLAEREGSSAAAGSRRRDREFKVTLKLASKPDLYSLQQFLGSQQHELPQDAIQVLDVVLRAKPSENYTVVGRSFFGIDLGKKGDLGDGLEYWRGFYQSLRPTQFGLSLNIDVSARAFYESILVTEFVKKLLNYRELSRPLPDRDRLKVKKALKGVKVKLSYRENRSYKITGVSVEPLNKLTFTLEDQSRTSVVQYYRERYNIVLRDVAMPALQSGSDSKPVYLPMELCSIVAGQRYTRKLNERQVTALLRATCQRPGERQRSIVDMGKHNRYNEDDLIQQFGMKISQDMALVNARVLPPPSLKYHDTGREKSENPRMGQWNMINKKMVNGGRLDFWACVNFSRLDPSFNFRFCEDLVNMCNSKGVHFHPHPLIPHQSAHPGQIESVLRDIHKMSSKKIEDIGHKGKPLQLLIIILPDVTGSYGMIKRICETELGIVSQCCQPKAASKLSKQYLENLSLKINVKVGGRNTVLIDAIQRRIPLVSDIPTIIFGADVTHPQPGEDSSPSIAAVVASMDWPEVTKYRGLVSAQAHREEIIQDLYSVKQDPNRGPVAGGMIREHFRAFRQATGRKPERIIFFRDGVSEGQFSQVLLYEMDAIRKACQSLQEGYLPPVTFVVVQKRHHTRLFPTDQRKTDKSGNIQPGTVVDTQICHPTEFDFYLNSHAGIQGTSRPAHYHVLYDENRFTPDALQMLTNNLCYTYARCTRSVSIVPPAYYAHLAAFRARYYIEGEYSDGGSTTGSTGGVAGGARFRALPEIKENVKEVMFYC